A genomic region of Methylobacterium durans contains the following coding sequences:
- a CDS encoding TIGR00645 family protein, whose translation MLERTFERALFACRWLLAPFYAALAIGLFVLLVKLLQELAHFILHALDSNESQTILGVLTLVDLSFTASLLIIVMFSGYENFVSKFDHSDHKDWPEWMGTIDFTGLKLKLMSSIVAISAIQLLKAFMDIKASSDRELGWLVGLHMVFVVSGLLMALTDRVAAGHHDK comes from the coding sequence ATGCTGGAGCGGACGTTCGAGCGGGCTCTTTTCGCGTGCCGGTGGCTGCTCGCCCCGTTCTACGCGGCGCTGGCGATCGGGCTGTTCGTGCTCCTCGTCAAGCTCCTGCAGGAGCTCGCGCACTTCATCCTGCACGCCCTCGACTCGAACGAGTCGCAGACGATCCTCGGCGTGCTGACGCTGGTGGACCTGTCGTTCACCGCCTCGCTCCTGATCATCGTGATGTTCTCGGGCTACGAGAACTTCGTCTCGAAGTTCGACCACTCGGATCATAAGGACTGGCCCGAGTGGATGGGCACGATCGACTTCACGGGGCTGAAGCTCAAGCTGATGTCCTCGATCGTGGCGATCTCGGCGATCCAGCTCCTCAAGGCCTTCATGGACATCAAGGCCAGCTCCGACCGCGAGCTCGGCTGGCTCGTCGGCCTCCACATGGTGTTCGTGGTCTCGGGCCTCTTGATGGCGCTGACCGACCGGGTCGCGGCCGGCCATCACGACAAGTAG
- the mepA gene encoding penicillin-insensitive murein endopeptidase gives MPKQPRLPRLAIVLAILASASAAAAQDKGSVNPKPLPPLADPDAPTVPAKELFGRAATPAPGPARPYGSYAKGCFSGGEALPVDGATWQVMRLSRNRMWGTPHLVDFVERLAGKAPKVGWSGLLVGDMSQPRGGPMLTGHASHQLGLDADVWLTPMPGHRMSRLEREETSATDMVRSDRLDIDPQVWTPAHMRLIRLTAQQPEVARIFVNAAIKKALCREAGGDRGWLTKVRPMYGHNYHYHIRLACPAGAEACDDQAPPPGGDGCGDELAYWFSDAVLHPKPPKVKPKPKPPMTLAALPAACRSVLKAR, from the coding sequence ATGCCGAAACAGCCGCGCTTGCCCCGCCTCGCCATCGTCCTCGCGATTCTCGCGTCAGCCTCCGCCGCCGCGGCCCAGGACAAGGGCAGCGTGAACCCGAAACCGCTGCCGCCGCTCGCGGATCCCGACGCCCCGACGGTCCCGGCCAAGGAATTGTTCGGCCGCGCGGCGACCCCGGCGCCCGGACCCGCCCGGCCCTACGGCTCCTACGCCAAGGGCTGCTTCTCCGGCGGCGAGGCGCTGCCCGTCGACGGCGCGACGTGGCAGGTGATGCGCCTCTCCCGCAACCGCATGTGGGGCACGCCCCACCTCGTCGATTTCGTGGAGCGGCTCGCCGGCAAGGCGCCGAAGGTCGGCTGGTCCGGCCTTCTCGTTGGCGACATGTCCCAGCCCCGGGGCGGCCCGATGCTGACGGGCCACGCCTCGCACCAGCTCGGCCTCGACGCCGACGTCTGGCTGACGCCGATGCCGGGTCACCGCATGAGCCGGCTGGAGCGCGAGGAGACCTCGGCGACCGACATGGTCCGCTCCGACCGTCTCGACATCGACCCCCAGGTCTGGACGCCGGCCCATATGCGGCTGATCCGCCTCACGGCTCAGCAGCCGGAGGTGGCGCGGATCTTCGTCAACGCGGCGATCAAGAAGGCGCTCTGCCGGGAGGCGGGAGGAGACCGCGGCTGGCTCACCAAGGTGCGCCCGATGTACGGGCACAATTACCACTACCATATCCGCCTCGCCTGCCCGGCGGGCGCGGAGGCTTGCGATGATCAGGCCCCGCCGCCCGGCGGCGACGGCTGCGGCGACGAGCTCGCCTACTGGTTCAGCGACGCGGTGCTCCACCCGAAGCCGCCGAAGGTGAAGCCGAAGCCGAAGCCCCCGATGACGCTCGCCGCCCTCCCGGCGGCCTGCCGCAGCGTCCTCAAGGCGCGCTGA